The DNA region ACATTAGCAATAATTTACAAGTCAAGTATTTTATTTACTTCTACGCATCTCTTCTAGCTTATCTGCAATATCTCTATCAATTCTATCTTTCAAACTGTATCTTGCATCATCTTGTTTCTTTATGCCCTGTTTTCTTATTTTATTTTCAATAGATTTTATCTCATGATAGAATTCTATAGATGACATTCTTATGGCACCTCTTTGAAATATTAATTGCTGTTCTAACGAATCTGATGTAACGACTAAAACTTCGTATTTTCTTCCTATATTATTTACATATCTTTCTATAAAACTGTCTGCCGTTTCTCCTTCTTTAGTGAATACAATCATTAGATTCTTATTAACCTTTTCCTTCTTTTCAATACTTCCAGCCTGCAGATGTGCATCAAACACTAAAAAAATCTTATAGCCGTTGTAAACTCCATAATTAAGAAGTATATCCTTTAATTTCATTCTTGAAATCTCCATACTTCCTGTATTCTCTTGTCTTAGCTCTTTCCAACTATTAATTACATTATATC from Clostridium pasteurianum BC1 includes:
- a CDS encoding NYN domain-containing protein, whose protein sequence is MKNIFIDGYNVINSWKELRQENTGSMEISRMKLKDILLNYGVYNGYKIFLVFDAHLQAGSIEKKEKVNKNLMIVFTKEGETADSFIERYVNNIGRKYEVLVVTSDSLEQQLIFQRGAIRMSSIEFYHEIKSIENKIRKQGIKKQDDARYSLKDRIDRDIADKLEEMRRSK